The segment CCCTTCATTCCTTCACTTCCCGGCGTCAATACGAGCTCGGCTCCAAACACCTTAAGCAGTTTTTGGCGCTCTATGCTCATCGTTTCAGGCATGGTAAGTATCAGCTTGTATCCAAGAGCAGCCGCAGTGAATGCAAGCGCAATGCCTGTGTTGCCGCTCGTTGGTTCGATGATTACGGTATCTTTCGTGATTAAGCCCTTTTCAATGGCATCGTGAATCATGCTGACGCCAATCCTGTCTTTAACACTTCCTGCTGGGTTGAATGACTCAAGCTTTGCCACAACCTCGGCATAAGCCCCGCGGGTAATCTTGTTCAACCTAACCAAGGGTGTTTTTCCTATAAGTTCAGTTATATCATTAGCAATTTTGACCATTTTGGTCTCCTTTTCTAAGGGAAGATTATGTGCGTAGATTTCTTGTAAACTTGATACTTGCTATAGGCGCCTTTCTTGTGTACCTGCTCAGTCGTTAAGTAGCTTGAAGCTTACTCCATTACCCTCAATACCATTCCAGTGAGAAGCTTTGGATAGAAGAAAGTTGACTTTTGAGGCATGCGTTCTCCCGTGCTGGCGATTTCTTTGACTTCCTCTACTTTCGTTGGATTTATCAGGAAGAATGCTTGGTACTCGCCTTTGTCTACAAGCCGCATTGCGTTCGGAATATCTCTTGTATACGAGACGTTTGTTCCTGCTGCAAATTGTTGATTGCCGATGCCAAGAATCTTTTCAAGTATAAGCGAGTGAAGTATGCTCACGTCTAAGCGCTTGAGAGCATCCGAGCCAGGTGACTGAATTAACTTTTCGGGTCGTACGTCGGGTTTTATTCGAATAACATATGAGTTGGCATTTCCAAGATATAAACCAAATGCTGTTCTATTTTTGCCGATGATGCTGACTGTCTGTTCGAGCTCTTTGGTGGGCGTTTTTGTTACTTCGAAAAGCTCGCTTAATTGAGACAGGAACGATTCAGGGTTGAAGTCTTTGACATTGCGTACAAGCCTGTGTGTTGGCAGGATAACCAATCCTTTATCCTCCAGCGATACAAGCGTCATCATGATGAACTCATATGGAGCATCTGAGGCGCAACCGCCGTAGGTCGTTCGCATTTCGTTGCGATAAGCGAGCGCTGCTGAGTAACGGTGGTGTCCGTCAGCTATTAGGATTGGTTTTTGTGCAAGTGTTTCCGATATTGCCATGATTGCCCCATGGTCGGAGATGCAATATAAATCACATTTCACTCCATCTTTGTCGCGTGCCGAGGCGTCTGGCGGCCGTGCTAGAAATGGCTTAAGGATTTCTCCTATATATCCATCGGAGTGCAAACCGAATATAGAATCGAAATTTGCGCGCGTAGCTCGTATTAGATTCAGGCGGTCCTCTAGAGGCTTTGTCAGGATATTTTCATGTGGCAGAATAGTCTTGCTCTCAAAATCCTCAAGCCGGACTAAGCATGTTATGCCCAAACGTTGTCTTGTCTTGCCATCGAGTTCGAATTCTTGTATGCATGCGTAAATGCATGGCTTTTCTTCTCGTATAAGCACTCCTGAATTTAACCAGGACCTTAGTAATTCTGCTGCATGAGAGTAATTATCGGCGCTTGATTTTTTTCGCGGAAGGATTAATCGCACAATATTGTTTGGGTGTTGCTGCAGGTAAAACTCCTCTTCCTCTGGCGAGATAACATCATAGGGAGGGGTAACAACGGCACTGAGGTCGCCGACCTTTGCTTGATTATAGCGTATTCCGTTGAAAGGCTTAATAAGTGCCATTGAAATCTCCTTCTTGTTTTTCTAATTTTTATCTGCGCTATTGCAACGATTTTTATGCTGATTGTTTAAATGAGTTTTTTACATCTAAAAGGTTAATTAGAAGCCTTCCGTAGTAAATCGCGCAAGACTTTTTTCTTCGGGATAAACTATCATAACCGTGACGCTTGAATTGTGTCAAGGAAAGGCTAAATTTTGCTCGGTGGCAAAATATAAAGAGGACGGAGAACCAGCTTT is part of the Armatimonadota bacterium genome and harbors:
- a CDS encoding DUF1015 domain-containing protein encodes the protein MALIKPFNGIRYNQAKVGDLSAVVTPPYDVISPEEEEFYLQQHPNNIVRLILPRKKSSADNYSHAAELLRSWLNSGVLIREEKPCIYACIQEFELDGKTRQRLGITCLVRLEDFESKTILPHENILTKPLEDRLNLIRATRANFDSIFGLHSDGYIGEILKPFLARPPDASARDKDGVKCDLYCISDHGAIMAISETLAQKPILIADGHHRYSAALAYRNEMRTTYGGCASDAPYEFIMMTLVSLEDKGLVILPTHRLVRNVKDFNPESFLSQLSELFEVTKTPTKELEQTVSIIGKNRTAFGLYLGNANSYVIRIKPDVRPEKLIQSPGSDALKRLDVSILHSLILEKILGIGNQQFAAGTNVSYTRDIPNAMRLVDKGEYQAFFLINPTKVEEVKEIASTGERMPQKSTFFYPKLLTGMVLRVME